In Serratia sp. FDAARGOS_506, a genomic segment contains:
- a CDS encoding P1 family peptidase, translating into MTQRAQDLGIIIGQGTPGPLNAITDVPGVRVGHASIHADLADGRSVRTGVTVIEPRPGSARHAPCFAGVHVLNGNGDATGLEWVREAGLLTSPIAFTNTHSVGVVRDALIALEREALPESDNAVYWNMPVVMETFDGLLNDINGFHVQAEHVRQAQQAAQGGLPQEGAVGGGSGMICHEFKGGSGTASRRLPADQGGWTVGAIVQANHGKRESLLVGGYPVGRHLGHIPSPFTPQLPHPGMGSIVVALATDAPLLPHQCARLAQRASIGIARTGGGTEDSSGDIFIAFATGNDGLPPADYANKGAFTTPLRMVNNDYISALFAAAAEAVEEAIVNALLAANTVSGNGHRAEGLSAEQLVTALEKAGWRR; encoded by the coding sequence ATGACGCAGCGCGCTCAGGATCTGGGCATCATCATCGGACAGGGCACGCCCGGCCCGCTGAACGCCATCACCGACGTGCCCGGCGTGCGCGTCGGCCATGCCAGCATTCATGCCGATTTGGCGGACGGGCGCAGCGTGCGCACCGGCGTGACGGTGATTGAACCGCGCCCCGGCTCTGCCCGCCACGCGCCCTGCTTTGCCGGCGTGCACGTGCTGAACGGCAACGGCGACGCCACCGGTCTGGAATGGGTGCGCGAAGCGGGCCTGCTGACCAGCCCGATCGCCTTCACCAACACCCACAGCGTGGGCGTAGTGCGCGATGCGCTGATCGCGCTGGAGCGTGAAGCGCTGCCAGAGAGCGACAACGCGGTGTATTGGAATATGCCGGTGGTGATGGAAACTTTCGACGGCCTGCTCAACGACATCAATGGCTTTCACGTCCAGGCCGAGCACGTACGCCAGGCGCAACAGGCGGCTCAGGGCGGCTTGCCGCAGGAAGGCGCGGTCGGCGGCGGCAGCGGCATGATCTGCCATGAATTCAAAGGCGGCAGCGGCACCGCGTCGCGCCGCTTGCCCGCCGATCAGGGCGGCTGGACGGTGGGCGCCATCGTGCAGGCCAACCACGGCAAGCGCGAATCGCTGCTGGTGGGCGGCTACCCGGTGGGCCGCCATTTGGGGCATATCCCCTCGCCGTTCACGCCGCAGTTGCCGCATCCCGGCATGGGCTCCATCGTGGTGGCGCTGGCGACCGACGCGCCGCTGCTGCCGCACCAGTGTGCGCGGCTGGCGCAGCGCGCCAGCATTGGCATTGCTCGCACCGGCGGCGGCACTGAGGATTCGAGCGGCGACATTTTCATCGCCTTCGCTACCGGCAATGACGGCCTGCCGCCCGCCGACTACGCCAATAAAGGCGCTTTCACCACGCCGCTACGCATGGTGAACAACGACTACATTTCGGCGCTGTTCGCCGCGGCGGCAGAAGCGGTGGAGGAAGCGATCGTGAATGCGTTGCTGGCGGCCAATACCGTCAGCGGCAACGGCCACCGGGCGGAAGGGTTGAGCGCCGAGCAGCTGGTGACGGCGCTGGAGAAGGCCGGCTGGCGACGGTAA
- a CDS encoding APC family permease, protein MKESDPEHTFKGNLSILDVVMITASGVTPASSIFVIAPLAIASAGSGAFLSFLIAACVAATIALCYAELGAAHPSAGGEYSIIKRLFGTLCGLQTYLFILSAALFVPAVLATGAVPYLNTALDTSFDASTAGMITVLIGGACAIFNIKANALLTGAFLVVEVAVLALIAWLGFSHPHQSAEILTAPVMLDAQGSLAPVSLPLIVAMVGVALFSYNGYGAAVYMAEDMREQGRPMAIAIMLTLVIVVLVELVPFTALLIGSPSLTEMAKQADPVGYVVTQLGGPTLARVVSGAIYLSVFNAIIAIVAQFSRMMFASGRDGFWLPAFNRALKIIHPRFGTPWIATLLFGVPSALLAFCSDLESLTSFTVILLLLVYIIMAVAALISRRRRHFHHPYLMPLWPLPVVAALLCCLYVLWTILIASSLKDFIIIAGIIGFGLALNHLRGRQTAPLTAPSIEGE, encoded by the coding sequence ATGAAAGAGTCCGACCCTGAACACACCTTCAAAGGCAATCTCAGCATCCTCGACGTGGTGATGATCACCGCGTCCGGCGTGACGCCGGCCAGCTCGATCTTCGTCATCGCCCCACTGGCGATCGCCAGCGCCGGCAGCGGCGCCTTTCTGTCGTTTCTGATCGCCGCCTGTGTCGCCGCCACCATCGCGCTGTGCTATGCCGAGCTCGGCGCCGCGCACCCCAGCGCCGGTGGCGAATACAGCATCATCAAACGCCTGTTCGGCACCCTGTGCGGGTTGCAGACCTATTTGTTTATTCTCAGCGCTGCCCTGTTCGTGCCGGCGGTGCTGGCCACCGGCGCCGTACCCTACCTGAATACCGCGCTGGATACCTCATTTGATGCTTCCACCGCCGGCATGATCACCGTGCTGATCGGCGGCGCCTGCGCCATTTTCAACATCAAGGCCAACGCCCTGCTGACCGGCGCCTTTCTGGTGGTGGAAGTGGCGGTGCTGGCGCTGATCGCCTGGCTCGGTTTCAGCCATCCGCATCAGAGTGCGGAGATCCTCACCGCGCCGGTGATGCTGGACGCGCAAGGCAGCCTGGCGCCGGTGTCGCTGCCGCTGATCGTCGCCATGGTCGGGGTCGCGCTGTTCTCCTACAACGGCTACGGCGCGGCGGTGTACATGGCGGAAGACATGCGCGAACAGGGCAGACCGATGGCGATCGCGATCATGCTGACACTGGTCATCGTGGTGCTGGTGGAACTGGTCCCGTTCACCGCCCTGCTGATCGGATCGCCGTCGCTGACGGAGATGGCCAAACAGGCCGATCCGGTTGGTTATGTGGTCACCCAGCTCGGCGGCCCGACGCTGGCGCGGGTGGTGAGCGGCGCGATCTATCTGTCGGTATTCAACGCCATCATCGCCATCGTGGCGCAATTCAGCCGCATGATGTTCGCCAGCGGGCGCGACGGCTTCTGGCTACCGGCGTTTAACCGGGCGCTGAAAATCATCCACCCGCGCTTCGGTACCCCCTGGATCGCCACCCTGCTGTTCGGCGTTCCGTCGGCGCTGCTGGCGTTTTGCTCCGATCTCGAGTCGCTGACCTCGTTCACCGTGATCCTGCTGCTGCTGGTGTACATCATCATGGCGGTGGCGGCGCTGATCAGCCGCCGTCGCCGCCACTTCCATCACCCGTACCTGATGCCGCTGTGGCCACTGCCGGTGGTGGCGGCGCTGCTGTGCTGCCTGTACGTGCTGTGGACGATTTTGATCGCCAGCAGCCTGAAAGACTTTATTATCATTGCCGGCATCATCGGCTTCGGGCTGGCGCTGAACCATCTGCGAGGCCGCCAAACGGCGCCCCTCACCGCCCCCTCAATAGAAGGAGAATAA
- a CDS encoding CoA-acylating methylmalonate-semialdehyde dehydrogenase: MTITHWINGEPATGGERSQPVYDPATGQSAQEVQLADRATVERAIAAAEQAYPAWRDTPPLKRARIMMKLKDLLEQHADAICQLITAEHGKVLSDALGELQRGIENIEYAGYVPELLKGEHSKEAGPGIDSWSEFQPLGVVAGITPFNFPAMVPLWMWPMAVACGNTFVLKPSERVPSAALYIAQLAAEAGLPPGVLNVVNGDREAVETLLHDGHVKAISFVGSTPVAEHIYHTGCAQNKRVQALGGAKNHAVVLPDADIPGAVGALMGAAFGSCGQRCMAIPLVVAVGDDTAEALIAGLRQQMATMRVGPGSDNRNDMGPLVTQQHYQKVKGYIEQGVAEGAELLVDGRELSVTDADGRPSQGYFLGPTLFDRVTPGMRIYQEEIFGPVLGVVRAASLPEAMALIDAHEYGNGTCLFTRDGEAARYFSSRIQVGMVGINVALPVPVAYHSFGGWKRSLFGDLHAYGPDAVRFYTKRKTVTQRWPASGDARHASFSFPSGQG, translated from the coding sequence ATGACCATTACCCATTGGATCAACGGCGAGCCCGCCACCGGCGGCGAACGCAGCCAGCCGGTTTACGACCCGGCCACCGGCCAATCGGCGCAGGAGGTGCAGCTGGCAGACCGCGCCACGGTGGAGCGCGCCATCGCCGCCGCCGAACAGGCTTACCCCGCCTGGCGCGACACCCCGCCGCTGAAGCGCGCACGCATCATGATGAAGCTCAAGGATCTGCTTGAACAGCACGCCGACGCCATCTGCCAACTGATCACCGCCGAGCACGGCAAGGTGCTCAGCGACGCCCTCGGCGAACTGCAGCGCGGCATCGAGAATATCGAATATGCCGGCTATGTGCCGGAACTGTTGAAGGGCGAACACAGTAAAGAGGCTGGCCCGGGCATCGACAGCTGGAGCGAGTTTCAGCCGCTGGGGGTAGTGGCGGGCATCACACCGTTCAACTTCCCGGCGATGGTGCCGCTGTGGATGTGGCCGATGGCGGTGGCGTGCGGCAACACTTTCGTGCTGAAACCGTCAGAGCGCGTGCCTTCCGCCGCGCTGTATATCGCGCAGCTGGCGGCGGAAGCCGGGCTGCCGCCGGGGGTGCTCAACGTGGTCAACGGCGATCGCGAAGCGGTGGAGACGCTGCTGCATGACGGACACGTGAAGGCGATAAGCTTCGTCGGCTCGACGCCGGTGGCGGAACACATCTATCACACCGGCTGCGCGCAGAACAAGCGGGTGCAGGCGCTGGGCGGCGCCAAAAACCACGCGGTGGTGCTGCCGGACGCCGATATCCCCGGCGCGGTCGGCGCGCTGATGGGCGCGGCCTTCGGCTCCTGCGGCCAGCGTTGCATGGCCATCCCGCTGGTGGTGGCGGTGGGCGACGACACCGCCGAAGCGCTGATCGCCGGGCTGCGCCAGCAGATGGCCACCATGCGCGTCGGCCCCGGCAGCGACAACCGCAACGACATGGGGCCGCTGGTGACCCAACAGCATTATCAGAAGGTGAAAGGCTATATCGAGCAGGGCGTGGCCGAAGGCGCAGAGCTACTGGTGGACGGCCGCGAGCTGAGCGTGACGGACGCTGACGGACGCCCCAGCCAGGGGTATTTCCTCGGCCCGACGCTGTTCGATCGCGTAACACCCGGCATGCGCATCTATCAGGAAGAGATCTTCGGCCCGGTGCTCGGCGTGGTGCGCGCGGCGTCGCTGCCGGAGGCGATGGCCTTGATCGACGCCCACGAATACGGCAACGGCACCTGCCTGTTCACCCGCGACGGCGAAGCGGCGCGCTACTTCTCCAGCCGCATTCAGGTCGGCATGGTGGGGATCAACGTGGCGCTGCCGGTACCGGTGGCCTACCACTCGTTCGGCGGCTGGAAGCGCTCGCTGTTCGGCGATCTGCACGCCTACGGCCCGGACGCCGTCAGGTTCTACACCAAACGCAAGACCGTGACCCAGCGCTGGCCGGCCTCCGGCGATGCCCGGCACGCCAGCTTCAGCTTCCCGTCGGGACAGGGGTAA
- a CDS encoding aspartate aminotransferase family protein → MAAENHPLNSLDAEGLEAHWMPFTGNRNFKAQPRIITQAAGAYYTSHDGRKIFDGLSGLWCCGLGHGRQEITDAAQRQLATLDYSPAFQFGHPLSFELANKIKALTPAGLDYVFFTGSGSEAADTSLKMARAYWRAKGQAGKTCFIGREKGYHGVNFGGISVGGIAGNRKTFGAGAEADHLPHTLLAGNAFSRGMPQQGAELAEELNRIIALRDASTIAAVIVEPFSGSAGVIVPPVGYLQRLREICTQHDILLIFDEVITAFGRCGAMTGAEAFGVTPDIMNIAKQVTNGAQPMGAVVVRPEIYHTFMNGGEPDYQLEFPHGYTYSAHPVSCAVALATLDILQREQMVERVQALAPYFERAVHSLQGAKHVADIRNIGLAAGITLAARPGEPARRPFEAAMRCWESGFYVRYGGDTLQLAPPFISSEVQIDALINAVGDALNATE, encoded by the coding sequence ATGGCCGCTGAAAATCACCCGCTAAATAGTCTCGATGCCGAAGGGTTAGAGGCCCATTGGATGCCTTTTACCGGTAACCGTAATTTTAAAGCGCAGCCGCGCATCATTACTCAAGCCGCGGGGGCGTATTACACCAGCCATGACGGCAGAAAGATTTTCGACGGCCTGTCCGGATTATGGTGTTGCGGATTGGGGCACGGCCGGCAGGAAATCACCGACGCCGCCCAGCGCCAGCTGGCGACGCTGGATTACTCGCCGGCGTTTCAGTTCGGCCACCCGCTGTCGTTCGAGCTGGCCAACAAGATCAAGGCACTGACGCCGGCGGGGCTGGATTACGTGTTCTTCACCGGCTCCGGATCGGAAGCGGCGGACACCTCGCTGAAAATGGCGCGCGCTTACTGGCGCGCCAAAGGCCAGGCGGGCAAAACCTGCTTTATTGGCCGGGAAAAAGGCTATCACGGCGTTAACTTCGGCGGTATCTCGGTCGGCGGCATCGCCGGCAACCGCAAGACGTTCGGCGCCGGCGCCGAGGCGGACCACCTGCCGCACACCCTGCTGGCCGGCAACGCCTTTTCGCGCGGCATGCCGCAACAGGGGGCAGAGCTGGCGGAAGAGCTCAACCGCATCATCGCGCTGCGCGACGCCTCAACCATCGCCGCGGTGATCGTCGAACCCTTCTCCGGCTCCGCCGGGGTGATCGTGCCGCCGGTCGGCTATCTGCAGCGCCTGCGCGAAATCTGCACCCAGCATGACATCCTGCTGATCTTCGACGAAGTGATCACCGCCTTCGGCCGCTGCGGCGCGATGACCGGCGCCGAGGCGTTCGGCGTCACGCCGGACATCATGAATATCGCCAAACAGGTGACCAACGGCGCGCAGCCGATGGGCGCGGTGGTGGTGCGGCCGGAGATCTACCACACCTTCATGAACGGCGGCGAGCCGGACTACCAGCTCGAATTCCCGCACGGCTACACCTACTCCGCCCATCCGGTCAGCTGCGCGGTCGCACTGGCGACGCTGGACATTCTGCAGCGCGAACAGATGGTGGAGCGCGTACAGGCGCTGGCGCCCTACTTCGAGCGTGCGGTGCACAGCCTGCAAGGGGCCAAACACGTCGCCGACATTCGCAACATCGGCCTGGCTGCCGGCATCACGTTGGCGGCGCGGCCGGGCGAACCGGCGCGGCGCCCCTTCGAGGCGGCGATGCGCTGCTGGGAAAGCGGATTTTACGTGCGCTACGGCGGCGACACCCTGCAGCTGGCGCCACCGTTCATCAGCAGCGAAGTGCAGATCGACGCGCTGATCAACGCCGTCGGCGATGCTCTCAACGCCACCGAATAA
- a CDS encoding LysR family transcriptional regulator, translated as MQVKKRALLGQLSDMDLRLLRVFKAVVDCGGMSAAELELNISLSTISKHIKDLEQRLGLTLCQRGREGFAVTDEGLLIYQETVNLLAATEAFRRGVDEVHQRMGGQLHVAIFDHTVSNPQAQIGRAIALFSERAPEVSLQMYVEPINTIERGVIDGQFQVGVIPMHRSAESLSYHSLFSERMFLYCGAQHELFSAPHETLNWDLLHNYAFAGLGYHSPNMELSLQQHLHRKATGFAQESIATLILSGKYVGFLPDHYAAFFVAQNLMRAIKPALFRYHCEYSSVLRRSPVPQRVVKLFHECLLAAHGTA; from the coding sequence ATGCAAGTAAAAAAGCGCGCGCTGTTAGGGCAATTGTCGGATATGGATCTGCGTTTGCTGCGGGTATTCAAGGCCGTGGTCGACTGCGGCGGCATGAGTGCCGCCGAACTGGAGCTGAACATCAGCCTGTCGACCATCAGCAAGCACATCAAGGATCTGGAACAGCGGCTGGGCCTGACGCTGTGCCAGCGCGGGCGCGAAGGCTTTGCGGTCACCGACGAGGGGTTGTTGATCTACCAGGAAACCGTCAACCTGCTGGCGGCCACCGAGGCGTTCCGGCGCGGGGTGGACGAGGTGCACCAGCGCATGGGCGGGCAGCTGCACGTGGCGATATTCGACCATACGGTCAGCAATCCGCAGGCGCAGATCGGCCGGGCCATCGCGTTATTCAGCGAGCGCGCGCCAGAGGTTTCTTTGCAAATGTACGTTGAGCCGATTAATACCATCGAACGCGGCGTCATTGACGGGCAATTTCAGGTTGGCGTTATTCCCATGCACCGCAGCGCGGAAAGTTTATCTTATCATTCATTATTCAGTGAGAGGATGTTCTTATATTGCGGCGCGCAGCATGAATTATTTTCCGCCCCCCATGAAACATTAAATTGGGATCTGCTGCACAATTATGCCTTCGCCGGATTAGGCTATCATTCGCCGAATATGGAACTGAGCCTGCAGCAACATTTGCATCGCAAGGCGACGGGGTTCGCGCAGGAGTCGATCGCCACGCTGATCCTGTCCGGCAAATACGTCGGCTTTTTGCCGGATCACTACGCGGCGTTTTTCGTGGCGCAGAACCTGATGCGGGCGATCAAACCGGCGCTGTTCCGCTATCACTGCGAATACTCCAGCGTGCTGCGCCGCTCGCCGGTGCCGCAGCGGGTGGTGAAGCTGTTCCATGAGTGCCTGCTGGCGGCCCACGGAACAGCGTGA
- a CDS encoding iron-containing alcohol dehydrogenase — translation MSVSHIIANRQTWFGHGSIQQLPPLLLADPQPTLLFSCRSFLNGPVYAGLHEALTPLLIGTEIVSHEASPQEIDAWVARWRGRARRVVAIGGGSVLDAAKAFSALVEHPLPTLRYMEKVGDSKISGATLPLIAIPTTAGTGSEVTQNAVITDTQVSKVKASLRHNNFVPHTAILDPQLLAGAPDKVLAYCAIDAFTHLFEAYLSKTASAMTRDMSLSGIRHFLEAWPALNRSDAAREAIMQASYLGGLTLSAAGLGVIHGIAGEIGALRDYHHGQVCGRLLLPFLALLESSEQPQQRALMAELAARLYPHWQGSPESYLSDFITRHAIAPFWQGDLPISGQELAVALEKSNSKNSWIDYAPAQRQRMIEEAFRVE, via the coding sequence ATGTCCGTCAGCCACATCATCGCCAACCGCCAGACCTGGTTCGGCCACGGCAGCATCCAGCAGCTACCGCCGCTGCTGCTTGCCGATCCGCAGCCGACGCTGCTGTTCAGCTGCCGATCTTTTCTCAACGGCCCGGTGTACGCCGGCCTGCACGAAGCGCTTACGCCGCTGCTCATCGGCACCGAGATCGTCAGCCACGAAGCGTCGCCGCAGGAAATAGACGCCTGGGTGGCGCGCTGGCGCGGCCGGGCGCGGCGCGTGGTGGCCATCGGCGGCGGCAGCGTGCTGGACGCCGCCAAGGCGTTCTCTGCGCTGGTGGAACATCCGCTGCCGACGCTGCGCTATATGGAAAAGGTCGGTGACAGCAAAATCAGCGGCGCCACCCTGCCGCTGATCGCCATTCCTACCACCGCCGGCACCGGCAGCGAGGTGACGCAAAACGCGGTGATCACCGACACCCAGGTCAGCAAAGTGAAGGCTTCGCTGCGCCACAATAACTTCGTGCCGCACACCGCCATTCTCGATCCGCAGCTGCTGGCGGGCGCACCGGACAAGGTGCTGGCCTACTGCGCCATAGACGCCTTCACCCATCTGTTCGAGGCCTACCTGTCGAAAACGGCCAGCGCCATGACGCGCGACATGTCGCTGAGCGGCATCCGCCACTTCCTTGAGGCATGGCCAGCGCTCAACCGCAGCGACGCGGCGCGCGAGGCGATTATGCAAGCTTCGTACCTTGGGGGACTGACGCTGAGCGCCGCCGGGCTGGGGGTCATTCACGGCATCGCCGGCGAGATCGGCGCGCTACGCGACTACCACCACGGCCAGGTCTGCGGCCGCCTGCTGCTGCCGTTCCTCGCTCTGCTGGAAAGCAGCGAACAGCCGCAGCAACGTGCGCTGATGGCCGAGCTGGCCGCGCGCCTGTACCCGCACTGGCAGGGCAGCCCGGAGAGCTACCTGAGCGACTTCATCACCCGCCACGCCATCGCGCCGTTCTGGCAGGGCGATTTACCGATATCCGGCCAGGAATTGGCGGTTGCGCTGGAGAAATCCAACAGCAAGAATTCCTGGATCGATTATGCGCCGGCACAGCGGCAACGGATGATCGAAGAGGCGTTTCGCGTCGAATGA
- a CDS encoding helix-turn-helix transcriptional regulator — protein MDIQVERLSAVIDAVASPRFYPSLLNWLEGFFAFDNAIVYAFERGRPPRCLIKTERENSDAVNQIYQQGAYLQDPFYRALNDGGEGEVLTLRQLAPCGFYHSDYYRNFYRKTGWHDEAGVLLQLTPERGLGVFFGSACRTVAVRYPQRADLRSALTLVKSVARLHGEVVAAPAEADTGNDDGAQARYLLTPREREIVDLILAGCGSQQIADRLFISLGTVKNHRKNIYGKLNIGSQAELFSLLLTAPQRRSA, from the coding sequence ATGGATATTCAGGTTGAACGCTTGTCTGCGGTGATCGATGCGGTGGCCAGCCCGCGCTTTTATCCCAGCCTGTTGAACTGGCTGGAAGGGTTTTTCGCCTTCGACAACGCCATCGTCTATGCCTTCGAACGCGGCCGGCCGCCGCGCTGCCTGATCAAAACCGAACGGGAAAACAGCGATGCGGTTAACCAAATCTACCAACAGGGCGCCTATCTGCAGGATCCGTTTTACCGCGCGCTGAATGACGGCGGCGAAGGCGAGGTGCTCACGTTGCGCCAGCTGGCGCCCTGCGGGTTTTATCACAGCGACTATTACCGTAATTTTTATCGCAAGACCGGCTGGCACGACGAGGCCGGCGTGCTGCTGCAGTTGACGCCGGAGCGCGGGCTGGGGGTGTTCTTCGGCTCGGCGTGCCGCACGGTGGCGGTGCGCTACCCGCAGCGGGCGGATCTGCGCAGCGCGCTGACGCTGGTGAAAAGCGTGGCACGGCTGCATGGCGAAGTGGTGGCGGCACCGGCCGAGGCCGACACGGGGAACGACGATGGCGCGCAGGCGCGTTATCTGTTGACGCCGCGCGAGCGCGAGATCGTCGATCTGATCCTCGCCGGTTGCGGTTCGCAGCAGATTGCCGACCGGCTGTTCATCAGCCTCGGCACGGTAAAAAATCACCGCAAGAACATCTATGGCAAGCTGAACATCGGCTCACAGGCCGAACTGTTCAGCCTGTTGCTGACCGCCCCGCAGCGCCGCAGCGCGTGA
- a CDS encoding FAD-binding oxidoreductase — protein sequence MNNEIESLTYYAATKKYDLRFPTLEEDLDVDVVIIGGGFSGINTALELAEKGITNIAILEGRYLGYGGTGRNGGQVMAGIGHDLEKIKRHVGPAGLETIFKISNLGAGIIRERIKKYDIDADFCFGYGYLGSNARQEKTLRGWLKEFKAVAPQEEIELYTGAEVKQVVGSDAYTCALKHMGGGHVHSLNLLLGEAKALSGYGVKIFENSSVLNVEYGPRITVRTAMGSVRANKMLWACNGFLNGMEPQIYRKTINTYAFQLATEPLSDELIRQISPIRGAYSDIRPVIDYYRVTNENRLLFGSATRLIEYFPSDLKAWNRNLMLKVFPYLKDVKIDLAWGGPLCCSANLFPQIGTLPDRDNVFYVQGYSGFGVTPSHIVCKVLAEGMSEGSDRYDLMSSIPHVNIFGKDKLRRVMTTAGKVWHQTSGYWKGRR from the coding sequence GTGAACAACGAAATCGAGTCCTTAACCTACTACGCGGCGACCAAAAAATACGATCTGCGCTTCCCGACGCTGGAAGAGGATCTGGACGTCGACGTGGTGATCATCGGCGGCGGCTTCTCCGGCATCAACACCGCGCTGGAGCTGGCGGAGAAGGGCATCACCAACATCGCCATTCTCGAAGGCCGCTATCTGGGCTACGGCGGCACCGGGCGCAACGGCGGTCAGGTGATGGCCGGCATTGGCCACGATCTGGAGAAGATCAAGCGCCACGTTGGCCCGGCCGGGCTGGAAACCATCTTCAAAATCAGCAACCTTGGCGCCGGTATTATCCGCGAGCGCATCAAAAAATATGACATCGACGCCGACTTCTGCTTCGGCTACGGCTATCTCGGCAGCAACGCGCGCCAGGAGAAGACCCTGCGCGGCTGGCTGAAGGAGTTCAAGGCGGTAGCGCCACAGGAGGAGATTGAGCTCTACACCGGGGCGGAGGTGAAGCAGGTGGTGGGCTCCGACGCATACACCTGCGCGCTGAAACACATGGGCGGCGGCCACGTGCACTCGCTCAACCTGCTGCTGGGCGAGGCCAAGGCGCTGAGCGGCTACGGGGTGAAAATCTTCGAGAACAGCAGCGTGCTCAACGTGGAGTATGGCCCGCGCATCACGGTGCGCACCGCCATGGGCTCGGTGCGTGCCAACAAGATGCTGTGGGCCTGCAACGGCTTCCTCAACGGCATGGAGCCGCAGATCTACCGCAAGACCATCAATACCTACGCCTTCCAGCTGGCCACCGAGCCGCTGTCTGACGAACTGATCCGCCAGATCAGCCCGATCCGCGGCGCCTACAGCGACATCCGCCCGGTGATCGACTATTACCGGGTGACCAACGAAAACCGGCTGCTGTTCGGCAGTGCCACCCGATTGATCGAATATTTCCCGTCGGATCTCAAGGCCTGGAACCGCAACCTGATGCTGAAGGTGTTCCCGTACCTGAAAGACGTGAAGATCGATCTGGCCTGGGGCGGCCCGCTGTGCTGCAGCGCCAACCTGTTCCCGCAGATCGGCACGCTGCCGGATCGCGACAACGTGTTTTACGTGCAGGGCTACTCAGGCTTCGGCGTAACGCCGAGCCACATCGTGTGCAAGGTGCTGGCGGAGGGCATGAGCGAAGGATCCGATCGTTACGATCTGATGAGCTCGATCCCGCACGTCAACATTTTCGGCAAGGACAAGCTGCGGCGGGTGATGACCACCGCCGGTAAGGTTTGGCACCAGACATCCGGCTACTGGAAAGGCCGCCGTTAA
- a CDS encoding cupin domain-containing protein: MKPLLLKQPLPELLEIGSVSNLGATVIAGTPTVGVASIFGEPTDNLNCGVFSCTRGSFVMEYPFAEHATVWEGSATLTNERTGESVQYQAGDSWFVEKGTPVRWDITSDRFVKHYLAIVEG, encoded by the coding sequence ATGAAACCGTTACTGCTTAAACAACCGCTGCCGGAACTGCTGGAGATCGGTAGCGTCAGCAACCTGGGCGCCACGGTGATCGCCGGCACGCCGACCGTCGGCGTGGCCAGCATCTTCGGCGAACCGACCGACAATCTGAACTGCGGCGTGTTCAGTTGCACTCGCGGCAGCTTCGTGATGGAGTATCCGTTCGCCGAGCACGCCACGGTGTGGGAAGGCAGCGCCACCCTGACCAACGAACGCACCGGCGAATCGGTGCAGTATCAGGCCGGCGACTCCTGGTTCGTCGAGAAGGGCACCCCGGTGCGCTGGGATATCACCTCGGATCGCTTCGTCAAACACTACCTCGCCATCGTCGAAGGCTGA
- a CDS encoding alpha/beta hydrolase: protein MSEQTVSFIKGRHGDIAVHDWGNDKPRYLALLVHGYGEHLGRYQYVARTLQAQGARVFGPDHLGHGLSQGERVLIEDYDAVVDDVQRVVAHLRQQYPTLPLVVIGHSMGGMIATRYVQRHGEEVRALVLSGPLLGDRTAISDLAELPTIPDAPLDTATLARDPAVGAAYQEDPLVWHGPFKRPTLRAMQRILTAINAGPGFGALPTLWIHGDDDRLVLMSETQTALDRLRGDDFERMINAGGRHESFNETNKDQILKRVTEFIARALG, encoded by the coding sequence ATGTCCGAACAAACCGTCAGCTTTATCAAAGGCCGTCACGGCGACATCGCCGTGCACGACTGGGGAAACGACAAACCGCGCTATCTGGCGCTGCTGGTGCACGGCTACGGCGAGCATCTCGGCCGCTATCAATACGTGGCGCGCACGCTACAGGCACAGGGCGCGCGGGTGTTCGGCCCCGACCATCTCGGCCACGGCCTGTCGCAGGGCGAACGCGTGCTGATCGAGGACTATGACGCCGTGGTCGACGACGTGCAGCGCGTGGTCGCGCATCTCCGGCAGCAATACCCCACCTTGCCGCTGGTGGTGATCGGCCACTCGATGGGCGGCATGATCGCCACCCGCTACGTGCAGCGCCATGGCGAGGAGGTGCGCGCGCTGGTGCTGTCCGGCCCGCTGCTCGGCGACAGAACGGCGATCTCCGATCTGGCCGAACTGCCGACGATCCCCGACGCACCGCTGGATACCGCTACCCTGGCGCGCGATCCCGCGGTCGGCGCGGCGTATCAGGAAGATCCGCTGGTGTGGCACGGGCCGTTCAAGCGCCCCACGCTGCGCGCCATGCAACGGATCCTCACCGCCATCAACGCCGGGCCGGGCTTCGGCGCGCTGCCCACGCTGTGGATCCACGGCGACGACGATCGGCTGGTGCTGATGAGCGAAACGCAAACCGCGCTCGATCGTCTGCGCGGTGACGATTTCGAACGAATGATCAATGCAGGCGGGCGGCACGAGAGCTTTAACGAAACCAATAAGGATCAGATCCTCAAGCGGGTGACCGAGTTTATTGCGCGGGCGTTAGGCTAA